From Paenibacillus sp. PvR098:
TTCATCAGCTACATGTTGGACAAACATACGGAGTATGAGATCATCAATCTAGATGTGTTGACCTATGCCGGAAATTTAGAGAATCTTCATTTTTTAAAAGATCATCCTCGATATATGTTTATTAAAGGTGATATTTCTGACTCAGAGCTAGTAACGGATGTTTTCGGCAAAGGGATAGATGTGGTTGTAAATTTTGCCGCTGAATCTCACGTGGATCGAAGTATTTTAGATCCAAGTCTATTTGTCAAAACGAATGTAATGGGTACACAAATTTTGTTGGAAGCTGCAAAAAAATTTAAAGTAACGAAATTTGTACAGGTTTCGACGGACGAGGTTTATGGTTCTCTTGGGCCGACAGGACTTTTTACCGAAGAAACTCCGCTGTCACCCAACAGCCCATATTCGGCAAGTAAAGCTGGAGGGGATTTGTTGGTGCGGGCATATCATGAAACGTTCGGGCTGCCTATCAATATCACTCGATGTTCCAATAACTATGGACCGTATCAATTTCCTGAGAAACTTATACCTTTGATCATTACCAATGCATTGAATGATATCCCCCTTCCTGTTTATGGGGACGGGTTAAATATTCGGGATTGGCTGTATGTGGAAGATCATTGTAGTGCTATTGATTTAGTAATTCATAAAGGCGTTAATGGAGAGGTTTATAACATAGGAGGAAATAACGAGCGGACTAATCTTGAAATTGTAAAGACCATTCTAGAGGAAATAGGTAAGCCGAAATCTTTAATTACTTATGTGGAAGACAGACCTGGGCACGACCGCCGGTACGGCATTGATGCTACAAAAATTTCTAGAGATTTAGGCTGGGTACCAAACCATTTCTTTGAAAAAGGAATTAAGAAGACGATCCAATGGTATTTAGACCATCAAGAATGGTGGGAGAGAATTAGGTCAGGCGAGTATCGGACTTATTAAGACATACAATATGGATCCCGAATAAAAGGGGAATGACACAGCATGCGAATTCTCGTTACTGGAGCCAATGGGCAATTGGGAAAGGATTTAGTAAAAATCTTAGGAGACATCCATGAGGTTTATGGATATGATCGTCTTGCTTTGGACATCACAAGCCCTGTTCAATGCAAGAGTGTTATAGGTAAGGTTCATCCGGATGTTGTGATTCATGCAGCGGCTTACACTGCTGTTGATTTAGCAGAAACAGAAGAAGACGAAGCTTATAAGATCAATGCCTTTGGTACAAGAAATTTAACTGCCGCGGCGGAAGAATTGGGGGCTAAGTTCTGTTATATCAGTACGGATTATGTATTTGATGGAACAACCTCCACGCCGTACAAAGAATTTGATCAAACCAATCCTCAAAGTGTTTATGGGAGGTCCAAAAGAGCGGGAGAACTACTGGTGCAATCGTTATCTTCCAAATATTTTATTGTAAGGACCTCTTGGGTGTATGGGATTCATGGCACTAATTTTGTAAAAACGATGCTGAACCTATCTAAAGAGCGAGATACACTAAAAGTAGTCAATGACCAAATCGGCTCTCCAACGTATACTGTTGATTTATCTCGGTTTATCGCCCAACTGGTTGAAACCGAATGTTATGGTATATACCATGCATCCAATTCAGGTGCTTGCTCTTGGTATGACTTTGCTTGCGCCATTTTTGAGGAAAGTGGGATTTCTATGATTTTACAACCTTGCTCAACGGAAGAGTTTCCGCGGCCTGCTCCAAGGCCTAAGTATTCA
This genomic window contains:
- the rfbB gene encoding dTDP-glucose 4,6-dehydratase, whose amino-acid sequence is MKLLVTGGAGFIGSNFISYMLDKHTEYEIINLDVLTYAGNLENLHFLKDHPRYMFIKGDISDSELVTDVFGKGIDVVVNFAAESHVDRSILDPSLFVKTNVMGTQILLEAAKKFKVTKFVQVSTDEVYGSLGPTGLFTEETPLSPNSPYSASKAGGDLLVRAYHETFGLPINITRCSNNYGPYQFPEKLIPLIITNALNDIPLPVYGDGLNIRDWLYVEDHCSAIDLVIHKGVNGEVYNIGGNNERTNLEIVKTILEEIGKPKSLITYVEDRPGHDRRYGIDATKISRDLGWVPNHFFEKGIKKTIQWYLDHQEWWERIRSGEYRTY
- the rfbD gene encoding dTDP-4-dehydrorhamnose reductase, which gives rise to MRILVTGANGQLGKDLVKILGDIHEVYGYDRLALDITSPVQCKSVIGKVHPDVVIHAAAYTAVDLAETEEDEAYKINAFGTRNLTAAAEELGAKFCYISTDYVFDGTTSTPYKEFDQTNPQSVYGRSKRAGELLVQSLSSKYFIVRTSWVYGIHGTNFVKTMLNLSKERDTLKVVNDQIGSPTYTVDLSRFIAQLVETECYGIYHASNSGACSWYDFACAIFEESGISMILQPCSTEEFPRPAPRPKYSVMDHLSIRTNGFKDFRNWREALRNFLKELKG